AAACAACTAAATCCTTTGGAAAATGaagacattaaaaattatttctctGAGAACAGAAAAGCAGATTAACTGGCCTCTGATCTAGTGTATTGTTTGCCCCAGCAGAGCCCTTCCCTCTACTTCcgactttattaaaaaataagtatCTGTAAATAAGAGAGACATGAGGTGCTGGTCTCAGAAGGGCCCTTGTCTGGCACTAATCTCAACCACTCATCACACCGCAGGGTCAACCTGGCAGCCTCCTGCTCAAGCCGTAGAGGCTCAGGTGGGGGCTCTGGCTCGTTAGACTCAGATCTGCTGAACTGGCGTGTGAAGCTCTGTGTTTCCCAGCAAATGCCAAATGCAGGGTCAGGCACTGAGACTGAACAAAATAGCACTGCCATCTTTCCAGCTAGATTCACACAGCACAGCTTGCAGACACTTTGTATAGGATGTAATGGCCAAGAGGCCATGGCTGggtgaccttaggcaaattaGCTAGTACCTGAGGCTCAGTCTTTTGTAAATGGAAATAGAAATAACATCTGTCTGGGAGGATTGTACACATTAGATGTCATAAAGCAGGTAAGGTGCTTAGCCCGGGGTCCCTGTTTTAAGAAGTCatttgtttagtgttgtttgtgttgcTCTTATTTTTCCTACTGCGATAGCCTACCCCTCAAGGAAGTCAtcatctttattttacagatgaggaactggAGCTTAGAGTTagttaacttgcccaaagtcccaTGGACAGTAAGATTGAAGCTAGGGATAAGAATAGCTTCCTTGATACCACAGCTCATGTACTTGGTGTCTTCCTAGTAAGTTTGGAAATGGAAGCAGGATTAACCCTGTAAGGTTTGGATCAGGCTGTGTGAGTGCCTCTTCTCTTCTCCAACCCTTCCCTCACCTTTAGGACCCCATACTTTTCAAATGACTTTCAAGGGCAACCGCCATAGAAAAAACCGAGGTGTCAACTTTGACCTCCGTAGGCTTCTGATTAACTTTCCTAATCCTCACTTATATGTAAAAGATGTggctcccacgtgtctgtcattttgttgtactgtgggtgcttgcatgttgctgtggtactAGTATTAGTATACTGGAATATGTTGGTATATTGGTATTGGTATATGTATTGGTATATGTTGCTGTTTACTCATATATAAAGGATGTggctcccacgtgtctgtcattttgttgtactgtgggtgcttgcatgttgctgtggtactATAGCAGTATACTGGAATATGTTGGTACATTGGTATTGGTATATGTATTGGtatatgttgctgtgatactggtgtattggtattcagataccaaacAGGGTCATGCATggcggacaagtttcagctgagcttccagactaagacagactaggaagaaggacccggcaatctacttctgaaaagaattagccagtgaaaaccttgcgaatagcagcagaacattgtctgatatagtgctggaagatgagcctcccaggttggaaggcactcaaaggacgactggggaagagctgcctcctcaaagaagagtcgaccttaatgacatggatggggtcaagctttcatttgctgatgtggcatgactcaaaatgagaagaaacagctgcaaacatccattaataatcagaacgtgccatgtacaaaatatgaacccaggaaaattggaaatcagcaaaaatgaaatggaacacataaacatcgatttcctaggcattagtgagctgaaatggactggcattggttATTtcaaatcagataatcatatggtctactatgctgcgaATGacaaggaatggcattgcattcatcgtcaaaaagaacatttcaagatctatcctaagtacaaggctgtcagtgataggataatatccatacgcctacatggaagacaagttaatacgactgctattcaaatttatgcaccaactgctaaggccacagatgaagaactTGAAGACTTTTACTAGCTTCTGAAATAGTCTGAAATTgcttgaacatgcagtcaggatccattgataaatactggtgattggaatgcaaaagctaaaaacaaagaaggatcagtagttgggaaatgcAGCCTTGGTGACAAAGATGACAATAGGGAtcgcatgagagaattttgcaagaccaacgacttcatcattgcaagtatcttttcaccaacataaacagcgactattcacgtggaccttgccagatagaataagcaggaatcaaaccgactatatctgtgcaaagagacaatggaaaagctcgatattatcagtcagaaaaaggccagaggctgactatggagccatcacttgctcatatgcaagttcaagttaaaactgaagaaaactggatcaagttgatgagagccaaagtatgaccttgagtatatcccacctgaatttagagaccatctcaagaatagatttgaggcattgaacactgatgactgaagaccagacgagttgtggaatgacatcaaggacatcatacatgaagaaaacaaaaggttattaaaaagacaagaaggaaagaaaagaccaaaatgaatgtcagaagtgactctgaaacctgctcttgaatgtcgagtagctaaagcaaaaggaagaaatgatgaattaaaagaactgaacaggaaatTTCAAAAGTGAGgctttagaagacaaagtattataataacatgtggaaagagctggaaatagaaaaccaaaatggaagaacacgctcggcatttctcaagctgaaagaactgaaaaaaattcaagcctcgagttgcaataatgaaggattccatggggaaaatattaaatgatccgggaagcatcaaaagaagatggaaaaaatacacagagtccttattccaaaaagaattggttgacattcagccatttcaagaggtagcatatgatcaggaacagatggtactgaaggaagaagtccaagctgcactgaaggcattggtgaaaaacaatgctccaggaattgacagagtatcaattgagatgtttcagaaaaaagatgcagcattggaagcactcactcctctatgccaggagatttgggagacagctacctggccaaccgactgggagagatacacatttatgcctattaacaagaaaggtgatccaaccgaatgcagaaattatacaacaatatcattaatatcacacgcaagcaaaattttgctgaagatcattcaaaaacgactgcagcagtatatcgacagggaactgccagaaattcaggccagattcagaagaggatgtggaacaagggatatcattgctgatgtcagatggatcctagctgaaagcagagaataccacaagggtgtttacctgtgttttattgactatgcaaaggcattcgactgtgtggatcataacaaattatggataacattgcaaagaatgggaattccagaacacttaattgtgctcatgaggagcctgtacgtagatcaagaggcagctgttcagacagaacaaggggatactgcatggtttaaagtcaggaaaggtgcacattagggttgtatcctttcgccatgcctgttcaatctgtatgctgagcagataatttgagacgctggactgtatgaagaagaacggggcatcaggattggaggaagactcattaacatcatgctttatgcagatgacacagccttgcttgctgaaagtgaagaggacttgaagcacttactgatgaagatcaaagaccacagccttcagtatggattacacctcaacataaagaaaacaaaaatccttgcaactggaccaataagcaacatcatgataaacggagaaaagattgaagttggcaaggatttcattttacttggatccacaatcaacactcatggaaaaacactcaagaaatcaagagacacattgcgttgggcaagtcTCTTgggaaagacttctttaaagtgttgaaaagcaaagatgtcaccttgaagactaaggtgcgtctgacccaagccatggtattttcaatcgcatcttatgcatgcaaaagctggacaatgaataaggaagaccgaagaagaactgacaccttttaattgtggtgtcggcaaagaatattaaatatatcatgggctgccaaaagacagaacaaatctgtcttgcaagaagtacaaccagaatgctccttagaagcaaggatggtgagactgtgtcttacatactttggacatgttatcaggagggatcagcccctggagaaggacatcatgcttggtagagtacagggtcagggaaaaagaggaagaccctcaacaagatggatggacatagtggctgcaacagtgggcttaagcataacaacaattgtgagcatggcgaaggaccaggcagtgtttggttctttagtacatagggtcgctatgactcgatggcacctaacaacaacacaggatGTAGTGATGATTCATTGTATAGATAATGTGATTAAAGCACATTGAGAGTCTACTAGGTAACTgatttctttccctctttcccctcctccagtttctccccCTTTCTTTAAAAGCCTCTCCCCTCTGCCTCTACCTTTTATTCCCTCAGCCACCACCCCTTGGCAGATCATTATGACCTCTTTCTTAAACTAATTTAAGAGCCTCAAGATTctctttcttctccatttgaGTAATATTCCCAAAGACTTGTTTAGGTCCTGCTTTTGCCCTCTCTTTGGACATCTTAGGCAGGCACCACCTTCTGAAACTGATGGAGTTCTCCCTTCTAGCCTCATCTCCCTCCACCCCCTTTGGCCTGGGGTCACAGGGGCTGCATTGCTTTGCACACAGATCATGCTACCTGTCTTGGTGCTTTGGTTCCAGAAGGAGCTCTGCCAGGTGTGCCCCACCCTTCCAGGCCTGCCTCAGCTCACACCTCCATGATGCCTTCCCTCAACCCTTAACATTCCTCCAGATCTGTATACAAGGTTCTTGGGGTGTCTGTCACATGCTGCCTTTACTGTGCTTGTTTATTGTCCTATATTCGAAACTACTTGAGGACAAGGGGagcagtggtggcacagtggttaagagctcggctgccaaccaaaagatcaccagctgcttcttggaaaccctgtagggcagttctgtctgtcctagagggtcgctatgagtcagaactgattccacggcaaacttttttttcttttgttttttgaggaCAGGGACCCACTTGCCCAGCTAATGCCCCTCACGATCCATAGGTTTAATAAGTTTTTGAtgaatacttgttgaataaatacACTTTTGATTTTATCATTCCCATGAGAGTTGGGAACACTGAAGGGCTGTTGTATTTTCTTATACACAAACATGAAGTTGAAGATTCACATATGAGGGCACTtgcactttggaaaaaaaaatatgtgctgttaggtgctgtcgagtcaattccaactcatagcaatcccatgtgacataagcttgttgttgttaagtgctgtcaagttgactctgactcatagccatcccatgtgacagagtagcttgttgttaggtgcctttgagttggttccgactcatagtgactctatgtcgaaacactgcccagtcctgcgccatcctctgaAGTGTTGTTGTGCttaagtccatcattgcagccactgtgtcagtccatctcattgagggtcttcctctttttcactgacccactaccaaggatgatgtccttctccagggactggtccctcctgataacatgtccaaagtacgtaagatgaagtcttaccatacttacttccaaggagcactctggctctacctcttccaagacagacttgttcgttctcttggcagtcgaGATAGAATAGCTAGGTATGTGTAAAATAAGACTTGTTGAAGAGTCATGCCGAATGAGAGGCACTTTTTCTTCATGTTCTCAGCTGTTCTCCCAGATTTTATTCTCTTCACCTTCTAAAAACTCAtaggtttcattttcttttattttaaacatcTGGAAGTCTTTCCTAGTTTCTTATACAATGTGTCTGTGATACGTCCCTGATTCTCTTCATGCTGCTCCATTACTGTCTGTTACTGAATTTACACCTTGGCTTGGAAATCTCTTTGGAGAGCCTGCATCTCTTTGGCACCAGCTCTGCACTGACCAGGCTTGTGTTGAGGCACTTCCTGTCCCCAGGCCACTCCTGAGCTATTCTCCTCTGCTGGCTTGCCTTACCTCAAGGGCAAGGTCCTTTATGCATTCTGGAAAGCTCTACCAAATAAATACTGGTAAAATTTGTGCGGCGTTGACCATGTAAAAATTGTaaaatgcacatggaacactaaATATCACATCACCCCATGACAGACGTACTGATGTATTGGCAGACGCTCTTGTCTTGAGCTAAAGCTTGACAGTCTTTACTTAGCGATTTTTCTAAACTGCAAGACATCTTTTTTCTTTGACAaccctttttatatttttaaagtcatctcttgaatgtctttttttttttttaacccattcaaACAGTATGTTGGCTCATATAATCTAAACTTGCTAATAGAATGCCCTTTGACTCCATGGCCTTTTTAAGCGTTCCGTCTCAGAATCATCTTAACACAGTGATTTGTGAAGCAAAATGTGCATAATTTCCTTTTTAGATgaaaccataccaaaaaaaagtcCAAAGAGAGCTTTTAAGTGAGTCAGACTCACTTCTTAGATACATGTTCTCTTTTTCTGTTCTAAAATGTTATGATGGAGAAAGAACAAATTCTACTTCTGTAACTGGTGGGAACATGACAACTAAACTCAGTGTCTAGTCTTACAGGGTAAATGGTTTTGTCAGGCCCTGAGTGTAATGTTTGTTGTCTGTTGGATGAGGATGGGGACGTGGTGCCTTACTGGGTTTGGGAGTGAGTGGCAGGCCTTTTGAAGGACTGTTGTGTTTTCATCATCTTCTGTGGTCCCTTTGACAGCAGACACCTATTGAGAACTCACTGGAAATTTGGCACTGTTCAGAgttacaaaaatataaataaatctgTATGGGTAGTCTACTTTTCTCCTTACCATTTTTTACTCCAGACGAGATTAGAGAGCATTGGCTTTTAAAAGAGCAACCATTTCCACATTTTCCAGCTTCATCCACAAAGCCGAGAAACTGGAATGTGCTGCAGTGTTTGTCTGGGGTGGTTGTGTTGAGGGGGAgtagaattcttgaagattttatTGGCTGACTCTGGCAGTATTAAGTCAAACATGAAACCCAGTACCTCATACAGTGCCAGCCCCGTAGGTGGtggccaataaatatttgttgagtgaatattTGTGAGTGAAATGAACTCACAGAATTTTTTTTGAGCTCCTTTAATTTATACCGTGTTCTTTCATAACTTCATTATAAAATACTGGTGGGCAAGGCTTTTATGTATGTTTCAATTCTCAGATTTTAATTTTTGACATATCTTGTATATGTGGCTCTTCAGGATATAACCTTTCCCTCTTTCAACCACGTGCAGGTCTTCTTTGATGTGAGGATTGGAGACCAAGATGTTGGCCGAATTGTGATTGGCCTGTTTGGAAAAGTTGTGCCCAAGACCGTGGAAAATTTTGTCACTCTGGCAACAGGAGAGGTGTGTCTCAGTTTATTTCCTTTAACTGTTCACCAACTTGGATCTTCCTTCTTTTAATCCAAGTATAAAGATATCTGCTGGGAAAATAAGAATTAATAGTTGAGGTGAACCTGTGAcatgatattttatttattttcctataaaatctgtatttataaaatattaggCTTCGAGAAATTGAGGGAAACAATTATTAAGTGAAAATGCAGattgccctctttttttttttttttacttattcacTTTAATACCTTATTCCATGGTTTCTTGCTTCCTACATAGTTCCTTACTGCCATagatgatgattattattgatcaGCTAATGATAAATTTTTATTGGTAAATCACTGCTGGGACCTAATCGAATTCTGTAGatattttgtttaaattttctcattttgtcatttccagataaacactgGGGTTTATCTTTCAGTGTGGGTTATATCTACTTATATATTCAATTGAAATAATCTCTTTAGAAAGGATATGGATATAAAGGAAGCAAATTTCATCGTGTCATCAAAGATTTCATGATTCAAGGAGGAGACTTCACCGCTGGAGATGGCACTGGCGGTAATATCACCTCTTGCATTTCTCCTTTTCCCTCTTACCAGATTGAACCTAAGATTAAGCCGTATGTTAACCCAGATTGAGTTCCCAGATTTAAGGAACAAAGTCATAAAGACAACTAATTATTTAAGAGGGATAGAGTTTTGGGGTTCTTATCTACCAGAATCTTGGTAGGTACCAATAAGTGAGGCTTCTTAATTTTAAATGGTGTTGTTTTGGTGTTCATTGCCTTTTCATAGTGGAGATACTTTAATTTGGTAGAATATTTTGTAGTCATTAAAATGCTAGACTACTAGTTTATAGCAATACAGAAGATTTGTACACTGGGAAGGCAGCTAAAATGTGGATGTTAGAGGAGAAGGACGGGGGGTGGGTCTCATGCGGAATGGCAAGACTAGTGTTTAAGTGACAGGATTACAGGTGAACTCCCCCAATGTCAAAGTGTCTTTCATTTTGTTGTCAgccttttcaattaaaaaaaaaaaaaaaaactgaaaagtaaTAGTTGCATTGTCAAAATTCTAATATAAACATACAATTCCAGTTGATTGAATGGCTTCTTACATACAAAGTTAGAGTTCCATAAAGTATAAACAGTTAATCCCCTCACTGAGGATTGTAACTGTACTGAGTTCCTTGGACTCTTTTCCCTCAGAAATGCGGTAAGCTCTTTCCCTGAGCACACACTGCATATGTAACTACCCAGACTTTACATTTACTTCAGGTTTAAGATTTCTAATTCAGCAAGTACTGGTTTTGGAGGATATTAGATTGCTAACTTATTAAAGACACACCTAGGCCATTTTTAAGCActttttacattttatgtttatTGTAATGATTTAATTTACAAGAAaaattgttagttgccgttgagtcagttctaactcatgatgaccccatgtgtgcagagcagaactgctccataggattttcaaggctgtgacctttcggaaacagAAAGCTGGCTTCTGAGGTACGTCTAGATGGGTTCCAatgccaaccttgcagttagcagtccAGCTGTTAACCGTTGCCCTCTGCAGGGACTCCTGTAataaaaatattgttgttgtgtgctggggagtcaaatccaacttacagcgaccctataggacagagtagaactgccccatagggttcccgaggttgatatctttatggaaacagactccCATGTCTTTAtcccaagcagtggctggtggatttgaacctcccacctttcagttagcagccgagtgctttaaccacatgCCTTATAACAAAAATAGCTATCATTAAATGCTTCAATTTGCCAGGCACTTTGTGAGATTACTTTTAgttcatacaaaaatatagaggGGTGTGGAATAGAGCAGAGAAATGTATTCAGGTTATTCCAGCTAATGGGGTTTACTGAGGATGCTCAGGGAAGCAGCCCCAGCTGCACAGCCAGGTCTCACAGGAAAACCCTGCAGCTCTACTACCTGTCCCCTTGGTACCAGCATCCCACCTTCGTAACCTGGTGCTTAGCAGAAATGGTGTCTGAGCTTTCTCTGTCCTCTTTTCTgctattctctctttctctccctttcctgCCCTGTGTATCTTGAGTTAAAATTGTCTGAGTTTTGGAGAGAGGacctttttgggttatttgcatgtAGCCTAGCCACACTGTGGAGCACAGCGCATCTGCCAGTCTACCTCCTGTGTCACTGACCAACCTGATATAAATTGCCTGCCTTTAGTATCCACTTCTGGTCCCTCCAGCTGAGTCAGGTTTTTGCGGTTAGCAACTAATGGGTAAGGAGCCCCACAGAAGGGGACCGGTATGATGGGCTATCTGAGGTGCTTGAAAGGGGGGCAGATACCTCTCATGCTCTCTACTGTTGTTTTATGGGAAAATGTATTCCCCTTTACCTGCTGCTTTGCTAGATCTGCAGACAAATACCTCCCTTGGTTCTTCTGTTCAAGGTTGGATCACTCAGGGTTCCCAATTGTCATCACCTTCTGTGTGAAGTCATTATTCCTAGTAACTTTCAGACTAGCCGCTGTTGCTTTTAGTGCTGAGGCAGGAAAGAGCACCAGCTTCAGAGTCAGGAAATCAGATGTTCACATTCTGCTCTGGTATTTTTAAGTATTGTATCCTGTGTTCTCATTGCAAAATGGGGTTGACAGTGCCCATTCTATAGGGTTGTCGTGCAAATTAGCTAAAGGTGTATATTAAGTGCTTGGTGTACCCTGCTGGGTGTGGAGGTAGGACTGGCCCATCACACCTGAACTCAGCACACCTCCAGGATAAGTGACCTACACCCCAGGACGGAGACTGAGCCACCAGGATGGCTCACCCACCTTTCCATCTGGCTTTAGGATGTCATCTTGGACTTCAGTTCCTTCTCATTTCAGAGTAAAATCATTGACCCACATGGTCAAGGCTTGGCCCTTGTTTTGAGGGCAGAGGGTATCCTGCTACCATGTGCCATATGTAAGGCCTTTTATTTGTTTCAGATCCTGGTGCCCTGCTTCATTAAGGAGTTAATTTATCCCCTCCTTCATACCGCctcattttttcctatttttcccCATCCCCACCTCCTACAGGGTTCTTTTAACAGATTCCACTAAAGCCTATGTTTGCCTTTGAAAAGTCTATGTTCATTTGACATCTCTTGactctcttccttcttctttggtTTTACCCAGGTGTTAGCATTTATGGTGAGACGTTTCCAGATGAGAACTTCAAGCTGAAACATTATGGCATTGGGTGGGTCAGCATGGCAAATGCTGGGCCTGACACCAATGGCTCTCAGTTCTTTATCACCTTGACCAAGACCTCCTGGTTGGATGGAAAACATGTGGTATTTGGAAAAGTCATTGATGGGATggtaacttgatttttttttccctctctttctaaGCATTATATGTATCTTAACCTTAAAATGTACTTGCTAGAAATCCATTATTATACCTAACTGGCCTCTTCAAAGGTGAATAAATTGTATATGGTATGGTAAATTATATATGgcatttttatgtgtgtgtgtgtgtgtgtgtttaattgttAGGATTGCTGGAGCAGGAGTTAGGGACTCAGCATGGAGAAGTTGAGTACGTAAGTTATCTCACTACTTGATTTAAGTGAAAAGCCCTTTCAGATGTAACCAGATAAAGCCAGAGCCTCATGTGGTTCAGTCCAAACTCAAGTCACATTCAAAGACATGTAATCTAGCAACCAGAAACTATTGAAGATAATTCATATCTATGTTGGCATATCTCTAAGAATATTAAAGGAGCCCAATTCATAACCCAAAGGAATATTCCTTAAAATTCTCATTCCTTTTCACTCTCAACATTTTTCCTCCTTAGTAACTGCCCAAAGTAGCTCTCTGAGCCTCTAAACTGACAACTGTAAAGTCTACCCAACCCAAGCCTGGACTGTCCTTGACTACCTTGCCCTGtcaaatttcattttgttttatttttatgtgattTATTTTGCCTCCCTCATCCAAACATAAATAAACTAATTTTTCTCCTTATAATTCTTCAACAACTTCTACTTGCTGTTCTGATTCTACCCAACAAAAAGCCAGGAACTGAGGTGGCAGATTCAGAACCTCCTTTACAAGGCAAGGTAGGATTCAGACTGAGCCATCAAAAATTGAATTCTCTTTAGCAAGTGGAATGAGAGAAATGGAGCTACCACCTATCACTTAATATCTCTTTATATCCCATCACAAAACAGACATACCCATACTCTATGAGCCATAACTGTCCTCAGAAGAATCTAttcttaaataaaaacaaatgccaGCATCCTCAAGTCTCTTactgaactttgcttttgaaaTGAGTTAAAGGTGGGC
Above is a window of Loxodonta africana isolate mLoxAfr1 chromosome 2, mLoxAfr1.hap2, whole genome shotgun sequence DNA encoding:
- the PPIC gene encoding peptidyl-prolyl cis-trans isomerase C, which encodes MGLGPRLLLPLVLCVGFSALVLSSGASGARKRGPSVTAKVFFDVRIGDQDVGRIVIGLFGKVVPKTVENFVTLATGEKGYGYKGSKFHRVIKDFMIQGGDFTAGDGTGGVSIYGETFPDENFKLKHYGIGWVSMANAGPDTNGSQFFITLTKTSWLDGKHVVFGKVIDGMTVVHSIELQATDGHDRPLTDCWIVNSGKIDVKTPFVVEVNDW